In a genomic window of Feifania hominis:
- a CDS encoding substrate-binding domain-containing protein: MKKFLALLLAAVMLTAVFAGCKPAEKDPGTTDPGTTDPGTTDPGTTDPGTTERKKLTIVNVPKRKGSDWFNRMDYGNQLWAEKTGDDVTQQGPNAMDPVAQVQNLEDCIAAGVDVVTVVPSSPEAVEPVLKKAMEAGIVVLTHEAENQQNCDYDLEAFDNTAYGAHFMDNLVTLAGDSGEYVLMVAQLTHATHRVWSEGAVEQNKAKYPNWKMATPDFLEGPSAEEGQKKFEEALNKYPNITAFIGCDSSNPPSAAAVVESKNLYDKVTVMGTSMPNQSRKYLESGAIKQISFWDPGMAQMAMCAVADIMINGDGVIETGMDLGVEGYNNITVKETDINTVIYGNAWVDCDKDSVGEYNF; this comes from the coding sequence ATGAAGAAATTTCTAGCTTTACTTCTCGCAGCTGTCATGCTGACAGCGGTCTTTGCTGGTTGTAAGCCCGCAGAGAAAGATCCTGGCACGACCGATCCTGGCACCACGGATCCCGGTACGACCGATCCCGGCACTACGGATCCCGGCACCACCGAGAGAAAGAAACTGACCATCGTCAACGTTCCGAAGAGAAAAGGTTCCGACTGGTTCAACAGAATGGACTACGGCAATCAGCTCTGGGCTGAGAAGACCGGTGACGATGTCACCCAGCAGGGCCCGAACGCCATGGACCCGGTCGCTCAGGTTCAGAACCTCGAGGACTGCATCGCCGCTGGCGTTGATGTTGTCACTGTCGTTCCGTCTTCGCCTGAGGCTGTTGAGCCCGTTCTGAAGAAAGCTATGGAAGCCGGCATCGTCGTTCTGACTCACGAAGCTGAGAATCAGCAGAACTGCGACTACGACCTCGAGGCTTTTGACAACACCGCTTATGGTGCTCACTTCATGGATAACCTGGTCACCCTGGCCGGCGATTCCGGTGAGTATGTCCTGATGGTTGCTCAGCTGACCCATGCGACCCACAGAGTGTGGTCTGAGGGCGCTGTTGAGCAGAACAAAGCCAAATACCCGAACTGGAAGATGGCTACTCCGGACTTCCTCGAGGGCCCGTCTGCTGAGGAAGGCCAGAAGAAGTTTGAGGAAGCTCTCAACAAGTATCCGAACATCACCGCTTTCATTGGCTGCGACTCTTCCAACCCGCCCTCTGCGGCTGCTGTTGTCGAGTCCAAGAACCTCTATGACAAAGTGACTGTCATGGGTACTTCCATGCCGAACCAGTCCAGAAAGTATCTGGAGTCTGGCGCGATCAAGCAGATCTCTTTCTGGGATCCCGGAATGGCTCAGATGGCTATGTGCGCTGTTGCTGACATCATGATCAATGGCGACGGTGTCATCGAGACCGGTATGGATCTTGGCGTTGAGGGCTACAACAACATCACTGTCAAAGAGACCGACATCAACACCGTTATCTACGGCAATGCGTGGGTTGACTGCGACAAGGATTCTGTTGGTGAGTACAACTTCTAA